ATCGCAGCAGATAATCCGGCCCGCCCGCCTTTGGGCCGGTGCCGCTCAAGCCAAACCCGCCGAAGGGCTGGCTGCCGACGACCGCGCCGATCATGTTGCGATTGACGTAGATATTGCCGGCGGACGCTTTGCGCGACATCGCGCGAATGCGCTGTTCGATGCGCGTATGCATGCCGAGCGTGAGACCATATCCACTGGCTTCGATGTCCGTGAGCAGTTGCGGCAGGCGATCCGAACGCCAGGTCGCGACATGCAGGACGGGTCCGAAGATTTCCTCCTGCAAGTCCTCGACGCGATCAAGTCTGACGATGTGCGGCGCGACGAAAGTTCCTGTCGATGGCGCAACGCCAGCGTAGAGAATTCGCCCCGCGGCGCGCTGACTCGAAAGATAGGCGTCGAGTTTGTCCTTCGCCTGCGCATCAATCGCCGGGCCGACATGCGCGCCGATCTCGCGCGGATCGCCGACCCGCAACTCGCGCGCCGCGCCGATGAGCGTCGTAAGACAGTCGGGCGCGATCTCCTCTTGCAGGCACAAGAGCCGCAAGGCTGAGCACCGCTGGCCCGCCGATCGGAACGCAGACGTCATGACGTCGTCGACGACCTGTTCGATCAACGCCGTGGAATCGACAATCATCGCATTGATCCCGCCGGTTTCAGCGATGAGCGGCGCAATCGCGCCATCTCGCTCGGCGAGCGTGCGATTGATCCGCTGCGCAACTTCGACCGAGCCGGTGAAAACGACGCCGGCGGTCAGCGGATCGGCGATAAGCGCGGCGCCGATCGCGCCATCGCCTGGCGTAAATTGCAGCGCGTCCTTCGGAACGCCGGATTCGCGCAGGAGTTCGATCGCCATGGCGGCGACGAGCGGCGTCTGCTCCGCGGGCTTGGCGACGACGCAATTTCCCGCGGCCAGCGCCGCTGCGACCTGACCGATGAAAATCGCGAGCGGAAAATTCCAGGGCGAAATGCAAATAAAAACGCCGCGTCCATGCCGGCGCAGGACATTGGCTTCGCCCGTCGGGCCCGGCAGCGGCATGTCGGTGCAGAGAATTCGCGCCTGGCCGGCGTAGTATCGGCAAAGATCTGCCGCCTCGCGCACCTCGGCGAGCGCATCGTCGAGAGTCTTGCCGCCCTCGCTCTGCAACAAGGCGATCAACGGCCCGCGCCGCGCCTCAATAAGATCGGCCGCGCGTTCGATCATCCGCGCCCGCGCCTCGAATGGAGTCCTGGACCACTCTGGGAAAGCGCGCGCCGCCGTCGCAATCGCAGCATGCGCCACAGCTTCATCCGCTTCGACGACATGACCGACGACGGCGCCGTCGATCGGCGACAGGACCGGGCGCGCGGCAGCTCGCGTCTCGACGCTCGGTCGTGCATCTGGCGGCGGAAAAGGCGCGCGCGTCTCGTCAATCAGCGCCGCAAGCGCGGTCCGATCGCCAAACTCCACGCCTTTTGAATTGGCGCGTTGCGGCAGGTAAATCTCGCTCGGCAGTGGAAGACGCGGATGGCGCGCACGATTTGGCGCGCCAAGCGTTTCATAAGGGTCCGCGACGAGCGCGCTCTCCGGCGTCTCGGGATCGGCGGCGCGCGCAACGAAAGAGGAGTTGGCGCCGTTCTCGATCAAGCGCCGCACGAGATAGGCGAGAAGATCGCGGTGCGGACCGACCGGCGCATAAATTCGAACCGCGGCGTCGCTCATTTCCGTCAGCGACTCATAGAGCGACTCGCCCATGCCGTGCAGGCGCTGAAATTCGAAGTCGCGCCGCGCGCCGGCCATTGTCAGAACGGCGGCGACGCTCCGAGCGTTATGCGTGGCGATTTGCGGGAAGAGACGCGGTTGTTCAAAAAGCCGCGCCGCGCAGGCGTCAAAATTGAGATCGGTCATCGCCTTGCGCGTGAACACGGGATAATCGGAAAGACCGCGCTCCTGGGCGCGTTTGATCTCGCTGTCCCAATAGGCGCCCTTGACGAGACGCACCATGAAGCGTCGATGGCTCGCTTCCGCGAGCGAGGCGACATAGTCGATCGCGGGCATCGCGCGCTTCAGATAGGCCTGCACCGCGAGCCCGAATCCGTCCCAGCCGGAAAGCGAAGGGTCTTCGACGACGCGTGCGAACACGTCCAGCGAAAGTTCGAGTCGATCCGCCTCCTCCGCATCAATGGTGAAAACGAGATCGCGATCTTTGGCGAGGCGCGCCAAGGCGAGCAGCCGCGGCGGCAATTCCCGCAAGACGCGTTCGCGCGAAATCGCCTCATAGCGCGGATGCAGCGCCGAGAGTTTGATCGAAATTCCGGGGCGCATAGGGAGGCCGGAGCTTCCGGCCGAGTCGCCGATGGCGCGAATGGCGTGGGCGTAGGCCTCAAAATAGCGCTCGGCGTCTTCCGCCGTCCGCGCCCCTTCGCCAAGCATGTCGTAAGAGAAGCGCTCGCGCCGTCCCTGCTCCCGTCTGATCGCCGCTTCGATGGTTTCGCCAAAGACGAAATGAGCGCCCATCAGCCGCATCGCCTGACGCGCGGCGGCGCGCAGCGCCGGCAGGCCGAGACGCCGGGCGAGGTCGGCAACGAGCCCGCGCGGCTCCGTGACGTCGACGATGCGCGCCGAAAGTCCCAGCGCGAAGGCGCACGCCTGAATGAGCAGCGCGTCGCTCGATGTCTCGTGATGGGAGAAATCGCCCTCGGCGAGCTTATCAATCAGGAGTTGGTCGGCCGTGGCGTCGTCCGGCACGCGCAGCAGCGCTTCGGCGAGCGCCATCACCGCCAGCCCCTCCCGCGAGGAGAGGGAGAATTCGTGTAGAAAGTCTTCGACGCCGCCAAGCGGATCACGTTGTGCGCGAATGCCGCGCACGAGCTTCAGCGCGGTTTCCTCAACAAGTCGTTGAGTCGCAGGATTAGGGCGCGAACCGAGGAAGGCTTCAGCGAAGCTCTCGTCGGGAGGCGCGTATGGCGCCGCAAAGGGCGCCGGCCGATCGTGTTTTCGATTCATTCGCCATCGAACCGACCGCGCCCGCAGGGCTCGATCAGATCTTGTCGCCTTCCGCTCCCGGCCGCGCGCAACGCCACTTGGTAACCGTCAGTTGCGGGTGTTCGCCGCACCATTGAGCGATATATGGCATCGCCTGCATCATGCAATTGCTGGTCGAGCCCGTGGTCGATTCGAAGACGAGCTTGCGCTCGTCGCAGGCGGCGGGCTGCGCCAGCGTGCAGACAGTAAGGATGAGTTCGACGAAATTCATCGCAATCTCCTTGCTAAGCGCCCGCTCCAGGGCGTTTCGCTTTCTAGCAAGGGTAATGCCCGTCAGTCGGGGGTCAATATCTCGCCCTTGCCATAGACCGCCGTGTCGCCGCCATAGCGGCGCAGCTTGCGCGACAGGAGATCGGCGGCCGGGGCGCTATGATTCCTCAGAGAACGTGCGAAAAGCCGTGCGAACGTCAGCTCATGCGCGCCGCAGTCGACATAGGTCGAACCGAAGCAGCCGCCGCGGGCGAGCACAATCGAGCCGCGTTTGTTGAGATAGCCGATGCGCCCCTTGGCCTCCCCCAAAACCAGGATCGTGCCGGCGATGACGCGTGCGCCGAGATCTTCGCCGGCGTCGCCTTCGATGACGAGAATGCCGCGACGCAGCCGGTCGCCGGCGCGTTCGCCCGCCTTGCCGCGCACGATGACGCGCCCGCCAGCCATGCCGGCGAGTTCGCCCGCGAGCGGTCCGGCGAGGAAATCGCCGACGTCGCCTTTGATCTCCACCTCGGCGCCGAGGTTGCCCGAGGCGGCATGCGGGCCGGCGTTTCCGGAGACGGTGATCTTGCCGCCCTTGGCCAAACGGCCGCATTGCGCCCCGACGTCGCCTTCGACATGAATCTCAAAGCCAGGCAGAAGCTTCGCGCCGAGAAGATCGAAGCGCGCTGAGCCGCCCTCGAAGCGAACAGTCTTCAGATCGCCTTCCGAAACATTGAAGAGGTCGCCGACTTTCGTCGAAATGCGCGTCACGCCGATCTCGATCGCTTCGATCTGCGCGACGGATTTTCCCGCCAGGCGGTCGGGCGTCAGCGCCGAAAGATCGACGCGCTGCGGCGGCTCCTGGCGAAGCGTGAAGGTAAAGGGCTTCACGGCAGCAATTCCTTCAGGTGATAGTGAAACGGTCCGAGCTTGCCGCCGTAATTGCCGGCGCCGACGCGCTTGGCGCCTTGCTCCGGCCCCATCTCGATGATGGCGTGAAGCCCCGCGCGCATCGCCTCGCGCACGGCGTTGTCAGTCAAGCCGTCGATGACGATTTCGAGCACGCAGCCGATATCCGCGTCGAGCTCGCTTTTGGTGACGCCGCGCAATGTCGGGCAATAAGCGTCATTGGTCGACGCGCTCATGCCCTTGTATTTCGAACCGACCTTTGAGCCCGAGCGCACGATGCCGCCGGGGAACGGCGCAATGGCGTCGGCGACGCCGTCGATCGCCGAGACGGCGGCCTCGGTGGCGCGCATGGTCTTGTCCCAGTCCGCGCCCATGATCAAAAGATTGCCGCCGCCCACGGATTTTTTGGTCAGGCCGACCTTGCCTTCGCAGAAAAACTCTCCGTCCATGACGGGCACGCGCCAGTAGCGCCGGTCGTCGACGACCTTGGACATCTGCCACTTGTCGCCGAACTGGCGCAGCGCGTCGCCGACCTTGATCTCGAATTCGCCGGCGACCGTCGAATAGACCGCGGAGCCCGGGCAGGTCAGCACGCATTGGCCGAGTCGGTTGACGAGCTGCTTCTCCGCGTCTTTCGACGACATGGCGAAGAGCAGCGCGCGCACGCCCGGGCGTCCGTCCGGCGTTTCCTCCGGCGGCACTTCGCGATCGATTCCCGCCTCGCAGCCGCAGCCGATGACCGACGTTGCAAAACCTGTCATCGTCAACGCCGCCTGCCGCGCCCATTTGGCGTTCGGCGCAGTGATCAGAATGCCCGTCCCGCTCATGGGGAAGGCTTCGGCGAAATTGTCGTCTATCGTCACGCCGTTGCGAATTAAATCCGGCATGGAACCTCCGCAAAGGCGTCCTTGTGCGGCAGCGCCGCGTCGGGCACGTCGAAAATGCTGCGCGGCAGGCCGTAAAGCTCGTCGTAATAGGAATCGAGACGCTTCGTGATCTGCTGATCGTAACGCGGGCGAATATGCAACGTCTTGCCACGCGTGTAATGCGAGACTTGGCCGTCGCGCACGACGAGAGCGCCATCCTTGAAGACCAGCGCCGCGCGTCGGAACATGCCGGCGACGTCGCGTCCGGGCTTGTAAACGGCGATGTCGGCGATGGCGCCGGGACTGAGCCGGCCGCGATCGACAAAGCCAAAGAGCTTCGCGGCGCCGGAGCGGCTCATCTGCGCGATTTCGTAAAGCGTGTATTCGCGCGAAATCGACGGCAGCGTCGTGTGCTCCAGCACCTCGGCCGGAAGGCGCGCAAGATGCTGCGCGCGAAGATCGGCGCTCATCAGCAACGCGAAGAGCTCCGGATAGGTCGTGAACGGACCGCCGTTCGGATGGTCGGTGGTGAAGAACACCTGCTCGGGATTTTCAATGAGCAGGAAGAGCTCCAGACCCGCCGCCCATTGGATGGCGTTATAATAATTCGAGATCTTGTAGACGTAGGGAACGATGCCGCCGCCATTGGCGTCGCCGTCGAAGATCGCGCCCTTCTTCGGGATCGCGCCCGGCAGGCTGTTGAACTGTTTCAGAACGTCGGACGAAATCGTCACCGTGTCCGAGAACATCACCTGGCCGACGTCGACGCTGACATTCGGATTCGCGTTGATCTTCTCGGCGAAGAGCGCGCCGGCTGACGAGAAGCCGTTCTTGCCCTCCTTGCCATAGGCGTAGAATTGCACATGCGCGAGATGAAGCGGCAATCCCTGCGCGGCGTCTATGGTCGCGAGCGCCGTGTCGATGTTGCCGGCAAGGCCGAGATTGTTCATGTGCAGATGCAGCGGATGGGCGATGCCCAGCGCCTGAGTCGACTTCTGCAGCGACTGGAAGATCTGGCGCGACGTCAGCCCGTAAAAGGGCACGACATCGTCGAGCCCGAAGGCGCGCATGTTCTCCTTGAAGGCTTCGACCCCGCCCGGATTGATGCACTTTAAGCCGAGCGAACGGGTGTTTTCGACGGTCTGCGCGACATAATCGTTGATCGCGCCGTCCTTCTCACCGTCGCGCAACATGCCGAGCAGAAAGTCGTCATTGCCGAGCACGGTGAGTGCGCCCTTGTCGATGATCGGCACGTCGTTGAATTCGAGATGGGTCTGCAGCGCGTGATGCGGCGCCATCGCCGGCTCGACGACAGTGGTGAAGCCCATCTGGGCGTAGAGACGGCCGGTCTCGTAGCTCGACCATTTGGCCGTCGACAGCGGCGTGTCGGCGAGCCGCGCGCGAATCGCGCGATGCAGCTCCGGCAGCAGCAGTCGCGCCGTGTTCACATTGCCGCCGGCGATGTGCGAATGGATGTCGATTGCGCCGGCCATGACGATATGGCCGGAGACGTCGATCTCCTTGTCGGCGCTGCGCCCGTCGGGCCGCTCGACGATGCGGCCGTCCTCGAACCACACGTCGCCGATCGCGTCCTGGCCGGTCGCCGGATCGACGATATGGCCGCCGCGCAAAACTGTCAGCGCCATGCGCCCTCCGAAACTTCCGCCATAATGGCGCCGATCGCCTGCGCCACGCTCGGCGCGTCCGTCGGCGCGCTTGCCCTGCGCAGCGTCATGCCGCCGGTTTCCTGACCCATCAGCACCGCGTCATGCGTGACGCCGGGCTGACCGACTTTAATGAACAGCCCGCGAGACGGCGCCGCCTGCGCCGGCGCGAGCGTGATGAGCGGGATGTCGGCGCGGGACCAAGCAGGCTTTTCGCCGTCGAAGGCGGAAATCCACAGCGCCGCATCCGCCTCGCCGCTGTCGACGAGCCGCGAGGACTCGAAACGCCACGGGTCGTGCTCCGGATAACCACGGCCAAAACCCGTGCGCGGCGGAAAGCCCGTCATCCAGCCCGCCGTCTGGGTCACGCCCGAAGCGCCGCTGCGGCCGCCGATATGAACGCCCGTGAATCGGGTCGTGGCGTTAAGCTCGATCACCAAAGCCTGCAGCATTTCGATCGCCAGCGGATCGAGCGTCGACGCCGACCAGACGAAGACGCCAAAGCGCGCGTTTCGCAGCGTCTCCACGAGAGCGTCAATAAGAGTGATTTTTTCGGCGTCCAGCGCCACCGGCCGTCCGCCGAAGCGGGCGCGCCACGCCGCCAGCACGCCGGAAAGTTCCTGCACAGAGGCCGGAATGACCTTTGCGCCTGGGACAGCCTTCGCTTCGTCGCCGTCCGGCCCGACCCAGATCACCTTGCGCGGCTGCTGCGCTTGCGCTCCGCGGCGTGGCGGCTCGGCAAGCGCAAGGCGCTCCAGCATGCCAGGCCAGGCTTGAGTCAGTCCCGGGCCGATCAGCACGACGCAGTCGCCGCGAAGGCGCGCCTCGTTCGCCGTCGTCGTGAACATGCCGAAGGAACGCTTGACGTCGATATCGGCAAGCGTTTCGCGCGACGCGAGATGGTCGAAGGCGCCCTTCAGCTGCTCGGCTAAGAGGATCGCGGCGCGCGCGCCGGCGACGTCGGCGCCAAGGCCGGCGATGAGCGGAAAGGCCGCTTCCTTGAGAATTTTGCCGGCATGTCGATAGGCGTCGCCAAGCGCAATCGCCTTGCCGTCGAGCGTTGCTGTCTCCATTCCTACCCCGATTTGCGACCTGCCCTGGCCAAGCTTGAAAGCTTAACGGCGAAGTGAGCGCTATCCATTTGTTTTTTAGCGCCTACTCGCCGAGCCGGGCGGCTCCTCCCGCGTTT
Above is a genomic segment from Methylocystis rosea containing:
- the fhcD gene encoding formylmethanofuran--tetrahydromethanopterin N-formyltransferase, yielding MPDLIRNGVTIDDNFAEAFPMSGTGILITAPNAKWARQAALTMTGFATSVIGCGCEAGIDREVPPEETPDGRPGVRALLFAMSSKDAEKQLVNRLGQCVLTCPGSAVYSTVAGEFEIKVGDALRQFGDKWQMSKVVDDRRYWRVPVMDGEFFCEGKVGLTKKSVGGGNLLIMGADWDKTMRATEAAVSAIDGVADAIAPFPGGIVRSGSKVGSKYKGMSASTNDAYCPTLRGVTKSELDADIGCVLEIVIDGLTDNAVREAMRAGLHAIIEMGPEQGAKRVGAGNYGGKLGPFHYHLKELLP
- a CDS encoding formylmethanofuran dehydrogenase, with translation METATLDGKAIALGDAYRHAGKILKEAAFPLIAGLGADVAGARAAILLAEQLKGAFDHLASRETLADIDVKRSFGMFTTTANEARLRGDCVVLIGPGLTQAWPGMLERLALAEPPRRGAQAQQPRKVIWVGPDGDEAKAVPGAKVIPASVQELSGVLAAWRARFGGRPVALDAEKITLIDALVETLRNARFGVFVWSASTLDPLAIEMLQALVIELNATTRFTGVHIGGRSGASGVTQTAGWMTGFPPRTGFGRGYPEHDPWRFESSRLVDSGEADAALWISAFDGEKPAWSRADIPLITLAPAQAAPSRGLFIKVGQPGVTHDAVLMGQETGGMTLRRASAPTDAPSVAQAIGAIMAEVSEGAWR
- a CDS encoding formylmethanofuran dehydrogenase subunit C produces the protein MKPFTFTLRQEPPQRVDLSALTPDRLAGKSVAQIEAIEIGVTRISTKVGDLFNVSEGDLKTVRFEGGSARFDLLGAKLLPGFEIHVEGDVGAQCGRLAKGGKITVSGNAGPHAASGNLGAEVEIKGDVGDFLAGPLAGELAGMAGGRVIVRGKAGERAGDRLRRGILVIEGDAGEDLGARVIAGTILVLGEAKGRIGYLNKRGSIVLARGGCFGSTYVDCGAHELTFARLFARSLRNHSAPAADLLSRKLRRYGGDTAVYGKGEILTPD
- a CDS encoding formylmethanofuran dehydrogenase subunit A; the encoded protein is MALTVLRGGHIVDPATGQDAIGDVWFEDGRIVERPDGRSADKEIDVSGHIVMAGAIDIHSHIAGGNVNTARLLLPELHRAIRARLADTPLSTAKWSSYETGRLYAQMGFTTVVEPAMAPHHALQTHLEFNDVPIIDKGALTVLGNDDFLLGMLRDGEKDGAINDYVAQTVENTRSLGLKCINPGGVEAFKENMRAFGLDDVVPFYGLTSRQIFQSLQKSTQALGIAHPLHLHMNNLGLAGNIDTALATIDAAQGLPLHLAHVQFYAYGKEGKNGFSSAGALFAEKINANPNVSVDVGQVMFSDTVTISSDVLKQFNSLPGAIPKKGAIFDGDANGGGIVPYVYKISNYYNAIQWAAGLELFLLIENPEQVFFTTDHPNGGPFTTYPELFALLMSADLRAQHLARLPAEVLEHTTLPSISREYTLYEIAQMSRSGAAKLFGFVDRGRLSPGAIADIAVYKPGRDVAGMFRRAALVFKDGALVVRDGQVSHYTRGKTLHIRPRYDQQITKRLDSYYDELYGLPRSIFDVPDAALPHKDAFAEVPCRI
- the putA gene encoding bifunctional proline dehydrogenase/L-glutamate gamma-semialdehyde dehydrogenase PutA, which produces MNRKHDRPAPFAAPYAPPDESFAEAFLGSRPNPATQRLVEETALKLVRGIRAQRDPLGGVEDFLHEFSLSSREGLAVMALAEALLRVPDDATADQLLIDKLAEGDFSHHETSSDALLIQACAFALGLSARIVDVTEPRGLVADLARRLGLPALRAAARQAMRLMGAHFVFGETIEAAIRREQGRRERFSYDMLGEGARTAEDAERYFEAYAHAIRAIGDSAGSSGLPMRPGISIKLSALHPRYEAISRERVLRELPPRLLALARLAKDRDLVFTIDAEEADRLELSLDVFARVVEDPSLSGWDGFGLAVQAYLKRAMPAIDYVASLAEASHRRFMVRLVKGAYWDSEIKRAQERGLSDYPVFTRKAMTDLNFDACAARLFEQPRLFPQIATHNARSVAAVLTMAGARRDFEFQRLHGMGESLYESLTEMSDAAVRIYAPVGPHRDLLAYLVRRLIENGANSSFVARAADPETPESALVADPYETLGAPNRARHPRLPLPSEIYLPQRANSKGVEFGDRTALAALIDETRAPFPPPDARPSVETRAAARPVLSPIDGAVVGHVVEADEAVAHAAIATAARAFPEWSRTPFEARARMIERAADLIEARRGPLIALLQSEGGKTLDDALAEVREAADLCRYYAGQARILCTDMPLPGPTGEANVLRRHGRGVFICISPWNFPLAIFIGQVAAALAAGNCVVAKPAEQTPLVAAMAIELLRESGVPKDALQFTPGDGAIGAALIADPLTAGVVFTGSVEVAQRINRTLAERDGAIAPLIAETGGINAMIVDSTALIEQVVDDVMTSAFRSAGQRCSALRLLCLQEEIAPDCLTTLIGAARELRVGDPREIGAHVGPAIDAQAKDKLDAYLSSQRAAGRILYAGVAPSTGTFVAPHIVRLDRVEDLQEEIFGPVLHVATWRSDRLPQLLTDIEASGYGLTLGMHTRIEQRIRAMSRKASAGNIYVNRNMIGAVVGSQPFGGFGLSGTGPKAGGPDYLLRFLHETTLTINTASSGGDAGLLSLGESDE